In Tistrella mobilis, one DNA window encodes the following:
- a CDS encoding TRAP transporter small permease subunit, with product MSALVGVVRGYCTAVTAFNHLLARLAALVMFVVVPVILFEVVSRYFFDAPTNWAMESATLVFGPYFLTAGPWLLHIHGHVNIDILHKAVGRRLQLVFDAFGQLVIMGFCWVLIELSWPLAVNSWELGETSFSSWNPEIWWTKFFLPGALALLFLQAVAEFLRAAIQLGGGDDPMNGAGRPRAGAA from the coding sequence ATGTCCGCCCTTGTCGGGGTGGTCCGCGGCTATTGCACGGCCGTCACCGCCTTCAACCATCTTCTCGCCCGGCTAGCCGCGCTCGTCATGTTCGTGGTCGTGCCGGTGATCCTGTTCGAGGTGGTCTCGCGCTATTTCTTCGATGCGCCGACCAACTGGGCGATGGAATCCGCCACGCTGGTCTTCGGCCCCTATTTCCTGACCGCCGGGCCCTGGCTGCTGCACATCCACGGCCATGTGAACATCGACATCCTCCACAAGGCGGTCGGCCGGCGGCTGCAACTCGTCTTCGATGCCTTCGGCCAGCTGGTGATCATGGGCTTCTGTTGGGTGCTGATCGAGCTTTCCTGGCCGCTTGCGGTCAATTCCTGGGAGCTGGGCGAGACCAGCTTCTCATCCTGGAACCCCGAGATCTGGTGGACCAAATTCTTCCTGCCGGGGGCGCTGGCCCTGCTGTTCCTGCAGGCGGTGGCGGAATTCCTGCGCGCCGCCATCCAGCTCGGCGGCGGTGACGACCCGATGAACGGTGCCGGCCGGCCCCGGGCAGGTGCGGCATGA
- the dctP gene encoding TRAP transporter substrate-binding protein DctP: MTSHDQTTRRGLLKRAGGIAAAGAAVAAGAGTFAAPHVARAAGQPVKWRMQALWDANTTPMKFEQLFADRVKELTGGGFEIQTFTAGQLVPANQAFDAVRAGAFQMMKTFDGYEAGKIPAFAFTSTVPFGFPESDQYEAWFYEKGGLDMAREAYGKAGLMYIAPTVYGQEPIHSKVKISSIEEFQGKKGRFVGLASSVMGAMGVAVTPLPTAEVYSALEKGVIDIADRGDLTANLQAGLAEVAKFIILPGVHQPTTATSYVANKAAYEALPAEYKAVLAVAARETSAALRQHIVVQDVASLAKYREAGVEIVQLDPADIRANRAKAEAQWRVATKDDALATRILDSQVGFMKELGLLG, translated from the coding sequence ATGACCAGCCATGACCAGACCACCCGCCGCGGCCTGCTGAAGCGCGCCGGCGGCATCGCCGCCGCCGGTGCCGCGGTGGCCGCCGGTGCCGGCACCTTTGCCGCACCCCATGTCGCCCGCGCCGCCGGCCAGCCGGTGAAATGGCGCATGCAGGCGCTGTGGGACGCCAACACCACGCCGATGAAGTTCGAACAGCTCTTCGCCGACCGGGTGAAGGAGTTGACCGGCGGCGGCTTCGAGATCCAGACCTTCACCGCCGGCCAGCTGGTGCCGGCCAACCAGGCCTTCGACGCGGTCCGCGCCGGCGCCTTCCAGATGATGAAGACCTTCGACGGCTACGAGGCCGGCAAGATCCCGGCCTTCGCCTTCACCTCCACCGTGCCCTTCGGCTTCCCCGAAAGCGACCAGTACGAAGCCTGGTTCTACGAAAAGGGCGGTCTCGACATGGCGCGCGAGGCCTATGGCAAGGCCGGGCTGATGTATATCGCCCCCACCGTCTATGGCCAGGAGCCGATCCATTCGAAGGTGAAGATCTCGTCGATCGAAGAGTTCCAGGGCAAGAAGGGCCGTTTCGTCGGCCTCGCCTCCAGCGTGATGGGCGCCATGGGCGTGGCGGTGACGCCGCTGCCGACGGCCGAAGTCTATTCCGCGCTGGAAAAGGGCGTGATCGACATCGCCGACCGCGGCGACCTGACCGCCAACCTCCAGGCCGGCCTGGCCGAGGTTGCCAAATTCATCATCCTGCCCGGCGTCCACCAGCCGACCACCGCCACCAGCTATGTGGCGAACAAGGCCGCCTACGAGGCCCTGCCGGCGGAATACAAGGCGGTGCTGGCGGTGGCGGCCCGCGAGACCTCGGCGGCGCTGCGCCAGCATATCGTGGTGCAGGACGTGGCCTCGCTGGCCAAATACCGCGAGGCGGGCGTGGAGATCGTCCAGCTCGACCCGGCCGACATCCGCGCCAACCGCGCCAAGGCCGAGGCCCAGTGGCGCGTCGCCACCAAGGACGACGCGCTCGCCACCCGCATCCTGGACAGTCAGGTCGGGTTCATGAAGGAACTGGGCCTGCTGGGTTGA
- a CDS encoding helix-turn-helix transcriptional regulator → MTILSIRSGDFDVADRVEAFRNVVSTMTRVDVTPDDPRTFHSETSIAILTDLMIGHGSHSASTAVRTAAHAADAGDNVMFHIPLSGGCSIAQTGGETAELRPGLIYADPSGVAGVLRFHGEPTVGCYVSLPRRHLAAAGAGLDAMLRRTAPLTAQWRLLFGYARSLHRELPHLPPEDAAQSACHLRDLAVMALGATRDASQIALGRGVRAARLRAVKADIEHHLAMPDLSANAVAARNGLSPRYIRALFEGEGTSFGDYVAARRLDRAHRMLTDPALTARTISQIAMDAGFGDLSWFNARFKRSYGLSPRDVRARARHGS, encoded by the coding sequence ATGACGATACTGTCCATCCGATCCGGTGATTTCGACGTGGCAGACCGGGTCGAGGCGTTCCGCAACGTGGTGTCGACCATGACCAGGGTCGACGTCACGCCCGACGACCCCCGGACCTTTCATTCCGAAACCTCGATCGCCATCCTCACCGATCTGATGATCGGCCATGGCAGCCATTCGGCCTCCACCGCCGTCAGAACCGCCGCCCATGCCGCCGATGCCGGCGACAATGTGATGTTCCACATCCCGCTCTCCGGCGGCTGTTCGATCGCCCAGACCGGCGGCGAAACCGCCGAGTTGCGGCCCGGCCTGATCTATGCCGACCCGAGCGGGGTTGCCGGTGTGCTGCGGTTTCATGGCGAACCCACGGTCGGCTGCTATGTCTCTCTGCCCCGCCGCCATCTGGCCGCGGCCGGCGCCGGGCTGGATGCGATGCTGCGGCGCACGGCGCCGCTGACCGCCCAATGGCGGCTGCTGTTCGGCTATGCCCGCAGCCTGCACCGGGAACTGCCGCATCTCCCCCCCGAAGACGCCGCGCAAAGCGCCTGCCATCTGCGGGATCTGGCGGTGATGGCGCTGGGGGCGACGCGCGACGCCAGCCAGATCGCCCTTGGTCGCGGTGTACGGGCCGCGCGCCTGCGGGCGGTGAAGGCGGATATCGAGCACCACCTGGCGATGCCGGATCTGTCGGCAAACGCCGTCGCCGCCCGCAACGGGCTGTCGCCGCGCTATATCCGCGCCCTGTTCGAGGGAGAGGGCACCTCGTTCGGCGACTATGTCGCCGCGCGCCGCCTGGATCGCGCCCACAGGATGCTGACCGATCCGGCCCTGACCGCGCGCACGATCAGCCAGATCGCCATGGATGCGGGCTTCGGCGATCTGTCCTGGTTCAACGCCCGGTTCAAACGCAGCTATGGCCTGTCGCCGCGCGATGTGCGGGCCCGCGCCCGGCACGGATCCTGA
- a CDS encoding vWA domain-containing protein yields the protein MRQLLLKTGGALLAALITCGTGTVAQAGEADRATILILDASGSMWGRLADDKTGPGGKTKIEVARDVLDGFLGSRDMSVPLGIIAYGHNRRGDCSDIEQIAPVGRHETRALSARLARLNPRGKTPLGQSLRRAAADIPRTAEEADIVLVTDGLETCDVDPCAVAAELAAEGIRIRAHVVGFGLTETEAAALACIPDKTGGLLMRPQSGAELAEALSRATAEAPPVATTGLRLIFSYPGAMPDTYEWALRDESTGQELVLGKVSGAARYQPFAVELAPGTYTAIVTAEAGRGEARFTATGAARDIVVTMQGLLPVTAMRDRGPYAARGETVAIDLNITQAGQETGGAALALRLYAPDGGEAITYSTVEGKAGVSQAGINLPATPGPYLLKLESWGGEPVEEMIIQTETDPAVTLLAPPAVAPGAAIPVGSTGSQLWNDGIEIWQGDRQVDWGVTLGDLANGNSLTAPAEPGTYDLVYRTTDAAGTRVEKARLPIMVGTVADDATGAAAATAPGAAATCDDGRGHGPDACANGRETGTRAWTDYPHRCLPGDRTAPYCEMRDAATGLGFILPENRVAEVVPASGADIFPRAAFIDATGATASIFLNPETPPPGDNACHITRVGRLCADPDRGDEKLAAAIRTLQFTLTTGQVIRRCGDTACAFDHPNPPISGQLPARWSVEAARPTGDGGRQLSTWFFDLDRSGAFHLIGLNQPGGTDCREAGPGNRLCAFTPGIASQDFDLIRRTLGTGGTRGDTDGNTGGDTGGGASDAARTLELLAPSRTPAR from the coding sequence ATGAGACAGCTTCTGTTGAAGACCGGCGGCGCCCTGCTTGCGGCCCTGATCACCTGCGGCACCGGGACAGTTGCCCAGGCCGGAGAGGCGGACCGCGCCACCATCCTGATCCTCGATGCCTCGGGCTCGATGTGGGGGCGGCTTGCCGACGACAAGACCGGGCCCGGCGGCAAGACGAAGATAGAGGTCGCACGCGACGTGCTGGACGGGTTCCTGGGGTCGCGCGACATGTCGGTCCCGCTCGGCATCATCGCCTATGGTCATAATCGCCGGGGCGATTGTTCGGATATCGAGCAGATCGCCCCGGTCGGCCGGCACGAGACACGCGCCCTGTCGGCGCGGCTGGCGCGGCTGAACCCCAGGGGCAAGACGCCGCTGGGGCAGTCGCTGCGCCGGGCTGCGGCCGACATCCCCCGCACGGCGGAAGAGGCCGATATCGTGCTGGTCACCGACGGGCTGGAGACCTGCGATGTCGACCCCTGCGCGGTTGCGGCAGAGCTTGCCGCAGAGGGAATCCGGATCCGGGCGCATGTGGTGGGGTTCGGGCTGACCGAAACCGAAGCCGCCGCCCTGGCCTGCATTCCCGACAAGACCGGCGGTCTGCTGATGCGCCCGCAATCGGGCGCGGAACTGGCCGAGGCCCTGTCGCGTGCCACCGCCGAGGCACCGCCGGTGGCGACGACCGGGCTGCGCCTGATCTTTTCCTATCCGGGGGCGATGCCCGATACCTATGAATGGGCGCTGCGCGACGAAAGCACGGGGCAGGAACTGGTGCTGGGCAAGGTGTCGGGGGCGGCGCGCTATCAGCCTTTCGCCGTGGAGCTGGCCCCCGGCACCTATACCGCCATCGTCACGGCAGAGGCCGGGCGCGGCGAGGCCCGCTTCACCGCCACCGGCGCGGCCCGGGACATCGTCGTCACCATGCAGGGGCTGCTGCCGGTCACGGCAATGCGCGATCGCGGCCCCTATGCGGCCCGGGGGGAAACCGTGGCCATCGACCTGAACATCACCCAGGCGGGCCAGGAAACCGGCGGCGCGGCGCTGGCGCTGCGGCTCTATGCACCCGATGGCGGCGAGGCCATCACCTATTCCACGGTCGAAGGCAAAGCGGGCGTCAGCCAGGCCGGGATCAATCTGCCGGCCACACCGGGCCCCTATCTCCTGAAGCTGGAAAGCTGGGGCGGAGAGCCGGTCGAGGAGATGATCATCCAGACCGAAACCGACCCGGCCGTCACCCTGCTCGCCCCGCCCGCGGTGGCGCCGGGTGCGGCGATCCCGGTCGGCAGCACCGGCAGCCAGCTCTGGAACGACGGGATCGAGATCTGGCAGGGCGACCGCCAGGTCGACTGGGGGGTCACGCTGGGGGATCTGGCCAATGGCAACAGCCTGACGGCCCCGGCGGAGCCCGGCACCTATGATCTGGTCTACAGAACCACCGACGCCGCGGGCACGCGGGTCGAAAAGGCCCGGCTGCCGATCATGGTCGGCACCGTCGCCGATGATGCGACCGGTGCGGCCGCGGCAACGGCGCCGGGGGCCGCCGCCACCTGCGACGACGGCCGGGGCCACGGCCCGGATGCCTGCGCAAACGGCAGAGAGACGGGAACGCGGGCCTGGACCGACTATCCCCATCGCTGCCTGCCGGGCGACCGGACGGCGCCCTATTGCGAGATGCGCGACGCCGCCACCGGCCTCGGCTTCATCCTGCCCGAGAACCGGGTGGCCGAGGTCGTGCCCGCCTCCGGCGCCGACATCTTCCCCCGCGCCGCATTCATCGACGCCACCGGCGCCACGGCATCGATCTTCCTGAACCCCGAAACCCCGCCGCCGGGCGACAATGCCTGCCACATCACCCGGGTGGGGCGCCTGTGCGCCGACCCGGACCGGGGCGATGAAAAGCTGGCCGCCGCCATCCGCACCCTGCAGTTCACGCTGACCACCGGGCAGGTGATCCGCCGCTGCGGCGACACGGCCTGCGCATTCGACCACCCCAACCCGCCGATATCGGGGCAGTTGCCGGCGCGCTGGTCGGTAGAGGCGGCCCGCCCCACCGGGGATGGAGGCCGACAACTTTCGACCTGGTTCTTCGATCTGGACCGATCCGGGGCTTTCCACCTCATCGGCCTGAACCAGCCGGGCGGAACCGACTGCCGCGAGGCCGGCCCCGGCAACCGGCTCTGCGCCTTCACGCCCGGCATCGCATCGCAGGATTTCGATCTGATCCGCAGGACGCTCGGGACCGGCGGCACCAGGGGCGACACCGACGGGAACACCGGGGGCGACACCGGGGGTGGGGCGTCGGATGCGGCCCGGACCCTGGAGCTTCTGGCCCCGTCGCGCACCCCGGCACGATAA
- a CDS encoding SRPBCC family protein: protein MATHTDHGHHTPNVHPAEQLASLFLGACLVRHGLKSDHPGHAGGLLSMAAGGLLIHRGLQGRCMLYERLGIDTRGEQEVNGRNTSEIHASVTIDRPAAELYREWRDLEHLSRILSHVHSIREIDDTTSRWIIDGPAGESIGFVSRITQDIPDRRIAWSTTEEADFQNAGMVEFIPDTETGDGRNRTEVAVTLRYEVPAGLLGRIGQWLMPRHPKRQLMDDLRRFRRRMEENGSATGGAAAGSSGGFGTEVGGGAPGTTGSGTTGSGTARASAPFTPGKQPGGNGKSTGPGQ, encoded by the coding sequence ATGGCGACCCATACCGATCACGGCCACCACACCCCGAATGTGCATCCCGCAGAACAGCTCGCCTCGCTGTTCCTCGGCGCCTGTCTGGTGCGCCACGGCCTGAAGTCCGACCATCCAGGCCATGCCGGCGGCCTCCTGTCGATGGCGGCCGGCGGGCTGCTGATCCATCGCGGCCTGCAGGGCCGCTGCATGCTCTATGAACGCCTCGGCATCGACACCAGGGGCGAGCAGGAGGTGAACGGCCGCAACACCTCTGAAATCCATGCCTCGGTGACCATCGACCGCCCGGCCGCGGAGCTGTACCGCGAATGGCGCGATCTGGAACATCTGTCGCGCATCCTCTCTCATGTCCACAGCATCCGCGAGATCGACGACACCACCTCGCGCTGGATCATCGACGGCCCGGCGGGGGAGAGCATCGGCTTCGTGTCGCGCATCACCCAGGACATTCCCGACCGCCGCATCGCCTGGAGCACGACCGAAGAGGCCGATTTCCAGAATGCCGGCATGGTCGAATTCATCCCCGATACCGAAACCGGCGACGGCCGCAACCGCACCGAGGTGGCGGTGACGCTGCGCTACGAGGTGCCGGCGGGGCTGCTGGGCCGCATCGGCCAGTGGCTGATGCCGCGCCACCCCAAGCGCCAGCTGATGGACGATCTGCGCCGCTTCCGCCGGCGGATGGAAGAGAACGGCTCCGCCACCGGCGGTGCTGCCGCCGGATCCTCGGGCGGTTTCGGCACCGAGGTGGGCGGCGGCGCGCCCGGAACCACAGGATCGGGCACCACAGGATCGGGTACGGCCCGGGCCTCGGCGCCCTTCACCCCCGGCAAGCAGCCGGGCGGCAACGGCAAGTCGACCGGCCCGGGCCAGTGA
- a CDS encoding TRAP transporter large permease — translation MTGIASEGVLIWMFAGLVGLMLTGLPLAFVLGGLAILFTVLLWDPAALTITVLQIFDTMRSDSLMSIPLYVMMASVLQRSGIIESLYKAMELWFNRLPGGLAIGTVIICTIMAAMTGIVGAAVAAMGILALPSMLKRGYDQRLALGTICAGGTLGILIPPSVVTIVYAVTAQVSIGQMFIGGIIPGLLLAGLYVAYIIIRSLIDPSIAPRDPSPVAWGARIRSLRALILPFLIIIGVLGSIYAGIATPTEAAAVGVAGAIVSAAVERRLSLSMLSGAGIDTIKVTAMILWITMGAKAFVAIFTGTGGADFLLEFIRDLDANRWLVLAAMMGVLVFLGLFLDEIGIILLCVPVFLPVIQLLDFDPLWFGILFMVSAQTAYISPPFGYTLFYLKGTLPPEIGMGTVYRGIIPFVLLQLVGLGLCAAFPELVLWLPKLMVAG, via the coding sequence ATGACCGGCATCGCGTCGGAAGGCGTCCTGATCTGGATGTTCGCAGGGCTGGTCGGGCTGATGCTGACCGGCCTGCCGCTCGCCTTCGTGCTGGGCGGTCTTGCGATCCTGTTCACGGTGCTGCTCTGGGATCCGGCGGCGCTGACCATCACCGTGCTGCAGATCTTCGACACCATGCGCTCGGATTCGCTGATGTCGATCCCGCTCTATGTGATGATGGCGAGCGTGCTGCAGCGGTCCGGCATCATCGAATCGCTCTACAAGGCGATGGAGCTGTGGTTCAACCGCCTGCCCGGCGGGCTTGCCATCGGCACGGTGATCATCTGCACGATCATGGCGGCGATGACCGGCATCGTGGGTGCCGCGGTCGCGGCCATGGGCATCCTGGCCCTGCCCTCGATGCTGAAGCGCGGCTATGACCAGCGCCTGGCGCTGGGCACGATCTGCGCCGGCGGCACGCTCGGCATCCTGATCCCGCCGTCGGTGGTGACCATCGTCTATGCCGTCACCGCCCAGGTCTCGATCGGCCAGATGTTCATCGGCGGCATCATTCCGGGCCTGCTGCTGGCGGGGCTCTATGTCGCCTATATCATCATCCGCAGCCTGATCGACCCGTCGATCGCGCCGCGCGACCCGTCGCCCGTCGCCTGGGGGGCGCGCATCCGCTCGCTGCGCGCGCTGATCCTGCCCTTCCTGATCATCATCGGCGTGCTCGGCAGCATCTATGCCGGCATTGCCACGCCGACCGAAGCGGCGGCGGTGGGGGTGGCCGGCGCGATCGTCTCGGCGGCGGTGGAACGCCGGCTCAGCCTCTCCATGCTGTCCGGCGCCGGCATCGACACGATCAAGGTGACCGCGATGATCCTGTGGATCACCATGGGCGCCAAGGCGTTCGTGGCGATCTTCACCGGCACCGGCGGCGCCGATTTCCTGCTGGAGTTCATCCGCGACCTGGACGCCAACCGCTGGCTGGTGCTGGCGGCGATGATGGGCGTGCTGGTGTTCCTCGGCCTGTTCCTGGACGAGATCGGCATCATCCTGCTCTGCGTGCCGGTCTTCCTGCCGGTGATCCAGCTCCTGGATTTCGACCCGCTCTGGTTCGGTATCCTGTTCATGGTCTCGGCCCAGACCGCCTATATCAGCCCGCCTTTCGGCTATACCCTGTTCTATCTGAAGGGCACGCTGCCGCCGGAGATCGGCATGGGCACGGTCTATCGCGGCATCATCCCCTTCGTCCTGCTTCAGCTGGTGGGGTTGGGCCTCTGCGCGGCCTTCCCCGAACTGGTGCTGTGGCTGCCGAAGCTGATGGTGGCGGGGTAG
- a CDS encoding alpha,alpha-trehalose-phosphate synthase (UDP-forming), with amino-acid sequence MKRLVVISNRVARADPRSTEDAGASGGLAVAVREALSETAGLWFGWSGQLSDAPAMHGPEIQPGGYRVATVDLTPADHRGYYNGYANEALWPVLHSAPHLMHHDADRYTAYRSVNRQFVDRLLPLLHPDDMIWIHDYHLLPAAEELRRRGMRNPIGFFLHTPFPAADAFAALPEHRALVEGLAHADLIGFQTASDLRAFQDYIRWEAGGSVSMDGRMEAFGRHFRASVFPISIDPAAFALTAERNADSDYCLKLARGTGRGALMLGVDRLDYTKGLPHRMLAYERLLEAAPDLRRRMAFVQIASQSRSKLPEYVAIRRELEEISGRINGRFSEPDWTPLRYINRGIPRETLAGVLRMARMAVVTPLHDGMNLVAKEYVAAQNPEDPGVLMLSRFAGAAQELDAALIVNPLDHDETARRMHQGLTMSLEERRERWEAMMAVLSANDVSRWWRSFVRALADAANPTAQPPTGRLLRRDHPRLAAEGSAVAKREGFVRETGAATSGRAHDGLLMRASGDA; translated from the coding sequence TTGAAGCGACTTGTGGTGATCTCCAACCGCGTGGCCCGCGCAGATCCGCGGTCCACCGAGGATGCGGGGGCGAGCGGCGGACTGGCCGTGGCCGTCCGCGAGGCCCTGAGCGAAACTGCCGGCCTGTGGTTCGGCTGGAGCGGCCAGCTTTCCGACGCGCCAGCGATGCATGGGCCCGAGATCCAGCCCGGCGGCTACCGGGTCGCCACGGTCGATCTGACGCCCGCCGATCATCGCGGCTATTACAACGGCTATGCGAACGAGGCGCTGTGGCCGGTGCTGCACAGCGCCCCCCATCTGATGCACCACGATGCCGACCGCTACACCGCCTATCGATCGGTGAACCGCCAGTTCGTCGACCGGCTGCTGCCGCTGCTGCACCCCGACGACATGATCTGGATCCACGATTATCACCTGCTGCCGGCGGCCGAAGAACTCAGGCGGCGGGGCATGCGCAACCCGATCGGCTTCTTCCTGCACACGCCCTTTCCGGCCGCGGATGCCTTCGCGGCCCTGCCCGAACACCGCGCCCTGGTCGAGGGGCTGGCCCATGCCGATCTGATCGGCTTCCAGACCGCTTCGGACCTGCGGGCCTTCCAGGACTATATCCGCTGGGAAGCGGGGGGCAGCGTCTCCATGGACGGGCGGATGGAAGCCTTCGGTCGCCATTTCCGGGCCTCGGTCTTCCCGATCTCGATCGATCCGGCCGCTTTTGCCCTGACGGCCGAGCGCAATGCCGACAGCGACTATTGCCTGAAGCTCGCCCGCGGCACCGGCCGCGGCGCGTTGATGCTGGGCGTCGACCGGCTGGACTATACCAAGGGCCTGCCGCACCGCATGCTGGCCTATGAACGGCTGCTGGAGGCCGCGCCCGATCTGCGCCGTCGCATGGCCTTCGTGCAGATCGCGTCTCAGTCGCGCAGCAAGCTGCCGGAATATGTCGCGATCCGGCGCGAGCTGGAAGAGATCAGCGGCCGGATCAACGGCCGCTTCTCGGAACCCGACTGGACGCCGCTGCGCTACATCAATCGCGGCATCCCGCGCGAAACGCTTGCGGGCGTGCTGCGCATGGCCCGGATGGCGGTGGTGACACCGCTGCATGACGGCATGAACCTGGTTGCGAAGGAATATGTCGCAGCCCAGAACCCCGAAGATCCGGGCGTGCTGATGCTGTCGCGCTTCGCAGGTGCCGCGCAGGAACTGGACGCCGCCCTGATCGTCAACCCGCTCGACCACGACGAAACCGCGCGCCGCATGCATCAGGGCCTGACCATGAGCCTTGAAGAACGCCGCGAGCGCTGGGAGGCGATGATGGCGGTGCTGTCGGCCAACGATGTCAGCCGCTGGTGGCGCAGCTTCGTCCGCGCGCTGGCCGATGCCGCCAACCCCACCGCCCAACCCCCCACCGGCCGCCTGCTCCGCCGCGACCACCCGCGCCTCGCCGCCGAAGGCAGCGCTGTGGCGAAGCGCGAAGGCTTCGTGCGGGAGACGGGGGCCGCAACCTCCGGCCGCGCGCATGACGGGTTGCTGATGCGGGCAAGTGGCGACGCCTGA
- a CDS encoding DUF2934 domain-containing protein, with product MHTSDDTPTDRTRRLEKIAHRIWVEEGRPHGRDRAHWAAAEAELEALEAANRSVPETGRAAGPEDGPYEAGPTLPVPGPPVPGPPVPGSPAPSAAEPGPAAPETRTRQRLAAAKTAETKASAGATRAGTGATRATGAGTRRAKGGTDAAPTATADAPKKAGTKPATRSRTRRPAGDA from the coding sequence ATGCACACATCCGACGACACCCCCACGGACCGCACCCGCCGCCTGGAGAAGATCGCCCACCGCATCTGGGTGGAGGAAGGCCGGCCCCATGGCCGCGACCGCGCGCATTGGGCGGCAGCGGAAGCCGAGCTTGAGGCGCTGGAGGCGGCCAACCGGTCGGTGCCGGAAACCGGACGCGCAGCCGGACCGGAGGACGGGCCCTACGAGGCCGGCCCCACCCTGCCTGTCCCCGGCCCACCCGTCCCCGGGCCACCCGTCCCCGGCTCCCCCGCGCCCTCTGCCGCCGAACCGGGCCCCGCAGCGCCGGAGACCCGCACACGGCAGCGTCTGGCGGCCGCGAAGACGGCCGAGACGAAGGCGAGTGCGGGGGCGACCAGGGCGGGTACGGGGGCGACCAGGGCAACCGGGGCCGGAACGCGCCGCGCCAAGGGCGGCACCGATGCCGCACCGACGGCGACGGCCGATGCACCGAAAAAGGCCGGCACGAAGCCCGCCACCCGTTCCCGCACCCGGCGGCCGGCGGGGGATGCATGA
- the otsB gene encoding trehalose-phosphatase: MAGLRLPEPRPDWALFLDVDGCLVDIAPTPDAVVVEAGLPALLDRLAARFGGALALVSGRPLAELEQLFHPARPAAAGQHGLEWRGRPPLPQPQGFVALEAPLAAFAAAHPGVLLERKSHGFALHYRAAPAAGAGALALARRLAATTRPEMRVMPGKMVVELRMAGADKGTAIRAFMAAAPFRGRVPVFAGDDVTDEDGFAMVNAMGGHSIRVGPRIGAEHGAPPASAARWTVPDAPGFRRWLAGLAVMGEGVGEGRGRAGEGVGGPGT; the protein is encoded by the coding sequence GTGGCGGGGCTGCGGCTGCCCGAACCCCGGCCCGACTGGGCGCTGTTTCTGGATGTGGACGGCTGCCTGGTCGACATCGCCCCCACCCCCGATGCGGTGGTGGTGGAAGCCGGGCTGCCAGCGCTGCTCGACCGCCTGGCGGCCCGGTTCGGCGGCGCGCTGGCCCTGGTCAGCGGCCGGCCGCTGGCGGAGTTGGAGCAGCTGTTCCACCCCGCCCGTCCGGCCGCCGCCGGCCAGCACGGGCTGGAATGGCGCGGCCGGCCGCCGCTGCCGCAGCCCCAGGGGTTCGTGGCGCTGGAGGCACCGCTCGCCGCCTTCGCCGCCGCCCATCCGGGCGTGCTGCTGGAGCGGAAATCCCACGGGTTCGCCCTGCATTACCGGGCGGCCCCGGCCGCGGGGGCCGGCGCGCTGGCGCTGGCCCGCCGGCTGGCCGCGACCACCCGGCCCGAGATGCGGGTGATGCCGGGCAAGATGGTGGTGGAACTCAGGATGGCGGGCGCCGACAAGGGCACCGCCATCCGCGCCTTCATGGCGGCGGCGCCGTTTCGCGGCCGGGTGCCGGTCTTCGCGGGCGACGACGTCACCGACGAGGACGGTTTCGCCATGGTCAATGCCATGGGCGGTCATTCCATCCGGGTCGGACCCCGGATCGGCGCGGAACACGGGGCTCCCCCGGCCAGCGCCGCACGCTGGACGGTGCCCGATGCGCCCGGTTTCCGCCGCTGGCTGGCCGGGCTTGCGGTGATGGGCGAAGGGGTGGGTGAAGGGCGAGGGAGGGCGGGTGAAGGGGTGGGCGGCCCCGGAACCTAA